In Zingiber officinale cultivar Zhangliang unplaced genomic scaffold, Zo_v1.1 ctg232, whole genome shotgun sequence, the following are encoded in one genomic region:
- the LOC122037077 gene encoding beta-glucosidase 18-like isoform X4: METKRLLVQLSIIVLGMLSFAVDCIDRTYFPSSFLFGTATSSFQIEGAYLEDNKSLSNWDILTHIPGRIRDGSNAEITDDHYHRYMEDIELMESLGVNAYRFSISWSRILPRGRLGGTNSLGIAFYNRLINALLLKGIKPFATLNHYDIPQELEDRYGGWLNPQLQEEFGDFADICFREFGDRVKYWATFNEPNIVATYGYRFGSFPPNRCSREFGNCWSGDSSTEPYAAAHNIILAHATAVKIYRSKYQIKQEGAIGIAMSATWFEPLRNITEDYKASQRALEFNAPWFLDPIIRGDYPSEMRQILGSRLPKFSGSDKRKLQSKLDFIGINHYMSLYAKDCPECGSVGPEGDALVLTTGERNGVPIGKKARC, translated from the exons ATGGAAACCAAAAGATTACTAGTGCAATTATCCATCATAGTGCTCGGCATGCTCTCTTTCGCAGTTGATTGCATTGATCGGACCTACTTTCCTTCCTCATTTCTCTTTGGCACCGCGACTTCATCGTTTCAG aTCGAGGGAGCCTACTTGGAAGATAATAAGAGCTTAAGCAATTGGGATATACTCACACATATTCCCG gACGAATCAGGGACGGTAGCAATGCCGAAATAACAGATGATCATTACCATCGTTACATG GAAGATATAGAATTAATGGAATCTCTTGGAGTCAATGCATATAGATTTTCCATATCATGGTCCAGAATTTTACCTA GAGGGAGGCTTGGAGGAACTAATTCACTAGGAATTGCTTTCTACAACAGACTTATTAATGCCTTGTTGCTTAAAG gaaTAAAGCCATTTGCTACCTTGAATCATTATGACATTCCACAAGAGCTCGAAGACAGATACGGTGGATGGCTAAACCCACAACTACA GGAGGAATTTGGAGACTTTGCAGATATTTGTTTTAGGGAATTCGGCGACCGGGTCAAGTATTGGGCGACTTTCAACGAACCCAACATCGTAGCCACTTACGGGTACCGGTTCGGATCGTTTCCCCCTAACCGTTGTTCGCGTGAGTTTGGCAATTGTTGGTCGGGCGACTCGAGCACCGAGCCTTATGCTGCGGCTCATAACATAATCTTGGCCCATGCTACTGCAGTAAAAATTTATCGGAGCAAGTATCAG ATAAAACAAGAAGGTGCTATTGGAATTGCGATGTCGGCCACTTGGTTTGAGCCGCTCAGGAATATAACGGAGGATTACAAGGCCTCTCAGCGAGCATTAGAATTTAATGCTCCATG GTTTCTTGATCCCATTATCCGCGGCGATTATCCTTCTGAAATGAGGCAAATTTTAGGGTCCAGACTGCCAAAGTTCTCAGGGAGTGACAAGAGAAAATTGCAAAGTAAATTGGACTTCATTGGAATAAATCATTATATGAGTCTCTATGCGAAAGATTGCCCGGAGTGTGGCTCCGTGGGGCCCGAAGGCGATGCCCTCGTGCTCACCACCGGAGAAAGAAACGGAGTCCCCATTGGAAAAAAG
- the LOC122037077 gene encoding beta-glucosidase 18-like isoform X3 translates to METKRLLVQLSIIVLGMLSFAVDCIDRTYFPSSFLFGTATSSFQIEGAYLEDNKSLSNWDILTHIPGRIRDGSNAEITDDHYHRYMEDIELMESLGVNAYRFSISWSRILPRGRLGGTNSLGIAFYNRLINALLLKGIKPFATLNHYDIPQELEDRYGGWLNPQLQEEFGDFADICFREFGDRVKYWATFNEPNIVATYGYRFGSFPPNRCSREFGNCWSGDSSTEPYAAAHNIILAHATAVKIYRSKYQIKQEGAIGIAMSATWFEPLRNITEDYKASQRALEFNAPWFLDPIIRGDYPSEMRQILGSRLPKFSGSDKRKLQSKLDFIGINHYMSLYAKDCPECGSVGPEGDALVLTTGERNGVPIGKKTAMPDMFVVPRGMEKIVMYVKQRYENIPIFITENGKVLT, encoded by the exons ATGGAAACCAAAAGATTACTAGTGCAATTATCCATCATAGTGCTCGGCATGCTCTCTTTCGCAGTTGATTGCATTGATCGGACCTACTTTCCTTCCTCATTTCTCTTTGGCACCGCGACTTCATCGTTTCAG aTCGAGGGAGCCTACTTGGAAGATAATAAGAGCTTAAGCAATTGGGATATACTCACACATATTCCCG gACGAATCAGGGACGGTAGCAATGCCGAAATAACAGATGATCATTACCATCGTTACATG GAAGATATAGAATTAATGGAATCTCTTGGAGTCAATGCATATAGATTTTCCATATCATGGTCCAGAATTTTACCTA GAGGGAGGCTTGGAGGAACTAATTCACTAGGAATTGCTTTCTACAACAGACTTATTAATGCCTTGTTGCTTAAAG gaaTAAAGCCATTTGCTACCTTGAATCATTATGACATTCCACAAGAGCTCGAAGACAGATACGGTGGATGGCTAAACCCACAACTACA GGAGGAATTTGGAGACTTTGCAGATATTTGTTTTAGGGAATTCGGCGACCGGGTCAAGTATTGGGCGACTTTCAACGAACCCAACATCGTAGCCACTTACGGGTACCGGTTCGGATCGTTTCCCCCTAACCGTTGTTCGCGTGAGTTTGGCAATTGTTGGTCGGGCGACTCGAGCACCGAGCCTTATGCTGCGGCTCATAACATAATCTTGGCCCATGCTACTGCAGTAAAAATTTATCGGAGCAAGTATCAG ATAAAACAAGAAGGTGCTATTGGAATTGCGATGTCGGCCACTTGGTTTGAGCCGCTCAGGAATATAACGGAGGATTACAAGGCCTCTCAGCGAGCATTAGAATTTAATGCTCCATG GTTTCTTGATCCCATTATCCGCGGCGATTATCCTTCTGAAATGAGGCAAATTTTAGGGTCCAGACTGCCAAAGTTCTCAGGGAGTGACAAGAGAAAATTGCAAAGTAAATTGGACTTCATTGGAATAAATCATTATATGAGTCTCTATGCGAAAGATTGCCCGGAGTGTGGCTCCGTGGGGCCCGAAGGCGATGCCCTCGTGCTCACCACCGGAGAAAGAAACGGAGTCCCCATTGGAAAAAAG